A window of the Cryptococcus decagattii chromosome 6, complete sequence genome harbors these coding sequences:
- a CDS encoding plasma membrane fusion protein PRM1: MSCPQPPPKFVNPDEIIPLSPPVGTPFAQYVASPLPATPHTAYSPPSSSQQSATTPLRPYLTLLPRIMLTFFSPYLLPMILTISHLIQNRSSTASLATSFKSSVLSACSGLAKGAASIKTLPRYLAMQTNQEAIRATQASILAIGTMLMDAIAIIEAVVNFIIDTYRSMLLCTIELAVRGTLEILISAVQTISHSITDTLNSVRSNIQDDVNDANNIIQAAVSAINKVTTLVSLNISVPEFSIPALSFLENVTIPTTFEDSLIILNSSLPTLNDLKEKMDQIIDTPFEALINEINSTRLEMAASFNSSILPVPSLSSLSVYSADDLSNDLCSDLDTSLIDDTAKALHRLSGIAIGLMFLLLFVVWATLAIWEWRKWKLMKETIGSIEQELHREGESDAWRMVAIVEHPVLEKYSGTFLGKIAKTPRMRTNIRWFLSYLAHPTCLALLFISLLGFLSIQFQLIALNALKAHAQSSANAAVTTSTDSLVTKLNAVALNSSQEYADSYNKAIAGYQDRINNELFGSWVNTTAVTLNSTLVEFYDEVEKALNASFGSTILYNPINTFIYCILGSKITNLEKGLTWISEHANIDLPTFPSDILLLSNDSMNEIATPIAAAAIGSGDDNDDDGIVGTLISHFESALKVERTFYGILLGVWLALFLIGLAVVIWHSGGREKFMALRGVPSFSSPPGYSPPEPKHPRWKAWLTNNHPIYDSYAEKQLRGTTPTNPPENYTDIEVSNANKANGGDEKSFFKMRDPHAARLSGSHASSAVRSTTASLAGPVQSLFKVTGRKLTGTLTLYDNEAPLVPTHTCEKYSRDLANSPFPRPSSKPSESTAAQLFWVDKFYGVFEGVKSLFPTRGQRHGTALAREVGQRTEGSLGASQSATSQSQSPGHDWIGRHQDLPEKRARAEWSIFDPEMMGRTLGKDQGRYPKVLPLGEMAAESYDPRPVYPRPMSRAPTVGEGMVIPSTEFYVNNVQNTHPPKNNQGSNGYFEEYESSSHSSFSRDNCRHGAMASPATSSMSYFAAGPRLISASKVRVGVEQKAGEATSPLIGILKESQEKRLREDPFGDR; the protein is encoded by the exons ATGTCCTGTCCACAACCTCCTCCCAAATTTGTCAATCCTGACGAGATTATTCCCCTATCTCCACCTGTCGGAACGCCCTTTGCCCAATATGTTGcgtctcctcttccagcGACTCCTCATACCGCTTactctccaccatcatcctctcaaCAGTCAGCGACAACACCTCTTCGACCATATCTCACGTTATTACCGCGAATTATGCttaccttcttctccccatACCTTTTACCCATGATTCTCACCATCTCTCATCTCATACAAAACCGTTCTTCTACAGCTTCCCTCGCCACTTCTTTCAAGTCTTCGGTTCTCTCTGCATGCTCAGGTCTTGCTAAGGGTGCAGCATCTATCAAAACCCTGCCGAGATATTTGGCCATGCAGACAAACCAGGAAGCCATAAGGGCGACACAAGCCAGTATTTTAGCCATTGGGACCATGTTGATGGATGCAATCGCCATTATTGAGGCTGTTGTTAACTTTATAATAGACACATATAGGAGCATGTTGTTGTGCACCATTGAGCTCGCTGTAAGAGGAACTTTGGAAATTTTGATATCTGCTGTGCAAACT ATTTCTCACTCGATCACGGATACATTGAATTCAGTTCGTAGTAATATACAAGATGATGTCAATGACGCCAACAATATTATCCAGGCTGCTGTAAGCGCTATCAAT AAAGTAACAACACTTGTTAGTCTAAACATCTCTGTACCCGAGTTCTCTATCCCTGCATTGTCATTCCTGGAGAATGTTACAATCCCTACTACATTTGAGGACAGCCTTATCATCCTTAACTCCTCCCTTCCCACGCTGAACGACCTGAAGGAAAAAATGGACCAAATTATTGATACCCCCTTTGAGGCTCTTATCAACGAGATCAATTCGACTCGTCTCGAAATGGCGGCTAGTTTCAACTCATCCATTCTTCCTGTTCCTTCGCTGTCTTCCCTTTCAGTCTACAGTGCCGACGATCTTTCCAACGACCTCTGCTCTGATCTCGACACTTCTTTGATTGACGATACTGCCAAGGCATTACATAGGCTTTCCGGTATTGCAATCGGTTTGATGtttcttttgctttttgtTGTTTGGGCTACTCTGGCAATATGGGAATGGCGTAAGTGGAAGCTCATGAAGGAAACAATCGGCAGCATTGAGCAAGAGTTGCATAGGGAGGGAGAGAGTGATGCATGGAGAATGGTGGCAATTGTTGAGCACCCAGTGTTGGAAAAATATTCCGGGACTTTCTTGGGTAAGATAGCCAAAACGCCACGCATGAGGACAAATATACGATGGTTCT TATCCTACCTCGCTCATCCGACTTGCCTTGCGCTCCTGTTCATATCACTGCTCGGTTTTCTTTCCATACAATTCCAGCTAATCGCTCTCAATGCTCTGAAGGCGCATGCACAGTCCAGTGCCAATGCCGCTGTCACCACTTCCACCGACTCACTTGTTACGAAGTTGAACGCCGTTGCCTTGAACAGTAGCCAAGAATATGCCGATTCGTATAACAAAGCTATTGCAGGGTATCAAGACAGGATTAACAATGAGCTCTTTGGAAGCTGGGTGAACACTACAGCGGTGACCCTTAATTCCACCCTTGTAGAATTTTATGACGAAGTTGAGAAGG CACTCAATGCTTCATTCGGGAGCACGATTCTCTATAACCCGATCAACACTTTCATCTACTGTATTCTCGGCTCCAAAATCACCAACCTCGAAAAGGGTCTCACTTGGATATCTGAGCACGCCAATATTGACCTTCCTACATTTCCATCTgacatccttcttctctccaatGACTCAATGAATGAAATCGCGACTCCTATCGCTGCTGCAGCTATCGGTTCTGGAGATGAtaatgacgatgatggtATAGTTGGAACGCTGATCTCTCATTTTGAGAGCGCGCTCAAAGTGGAAAGAACTTTTTATGGTATCTTGCTGGGTGTCTGGCTGGCACTGTTCCTGATAGGCCTCGCGGTGGTGATTTGGCACAGTGGTGGACGCGAGAAGTTTATGGCTCTGCGAGGCGTACCATCCTTTTCAAGTCCACCTGGCTACAGTCCTCCCGAGCCCAAACACCCAAGATGGAAAGCATGGTTAACCAACAACCATCCCATCTACGACTCCTACGCAGAGAAGCAACTCCGCGGTACAACACCAACCAATCCTCCAGAAAATTACACCGACATTGAAGTTTCTAACGCGAACAAGGCAAACGGCGGCGATGAGAAGAGTTTCTTCAAAATGCGAGATCCACATGCCGCTCGATTATCTGGATCTCACGCTTCTTCTGCTGTTCGTTCCACTACTGCCTCGTTAGCTGGGCCTGTGCAGAGCTTGTTCAAAGTTACAGGACGCAAGCTGACTGGTACCTTGACACTATATGATAATGAAGCACCCCTAGTACCAACACATACTTGTGAAAAGTATTCTCGAGATCTTGCCAACTCACCATTCCCTCGACCTTCGTCAAAGCCATCTGAGTCAACGGCAGCTCAATTGTTTTGGGTTGACAAGTTTTATGGTGTTTTTGAGGGTGTAAAGTCCCTGTTTCCGACAAGAGGTCAGCGTCATGGAACAGCATTGGCGAGAGAAGTTGGTCAAAGAACAGAAGGAAGTTTGGGGGCGAGTCAATCGGCCACTTCCCAGAGCCAGAGCCCAGGGCACGACTGGATTGGCAGACATCAAGATCTTCCTGAGAAAAGGGCAAGAGCAGAATGGTCAATATTTGATCCGGAAATGATGGGTCGCACTTTAGGCAAGGATCAAGGGAGATACCCCAAAGTTCTCCCACTTGGCGAAATGGCAGCTGAAAGTTACGATCCCCGGCCTGTCTACCCACGACCAATGTCTCGAGCTCCGACTGTCGGAGAAGGTATGGTCATCCCTTCAACCGAATTCTACGTGAACAATGTCCAAAACACACACCCACCTAAAAATAACCAAGGTTCTAACGGTTACTTTGAGGAGTAcgaatcttcttctcattcCAGCTTTTCAAGGGATAATTGCAGGCACGGCGCAATGGCCTCTCCCGCGACTTCTTCCATGTCATATTTTGCCGCCGGCCCACGGTTAATAAGTGCCTCCAAGGTACGAGTCGGCGTAGAACAGAAGGCGGGAGAGGCTACAAGCCCGTTAATCGGAATCTTGAAGGAATCACAGGAGAAACGGCTGAGGGAAGATCCCTTTGGCGATCGATGA
- a CDS encoding CDK-activating kinase assembly factor MAT1, whose product MSRIPPKKLPLSSSTIRRPVPPTHRAPQLKQTGPRGKGHEDGYLYVAGVRDPSKRVTEYRTEQDVCPICHTDRQFNKNLRLLVSPCYHKMCESCIDRLFTLGPEPCPQCGRILRKVNFAHQTFEDLKVEKEVSVRRRMADIFNKRRDDFESDRQYDDYLELVEDLTFNLLNDVSIPETEARITEWQRQNKSIIQANKHKAEEESMSQSKREEIERRAREERMRMIEEAERVERMEDERIKGEVTQALAKGETKRAREIEIEAREAKRLRAEALFKFVPPSLLSAQPQESDVSHSPLSPSYNGPFIPIPYSDPDTAPWAGWYEPKGEYMDRRSGVMFVREDREGKVRGGGYDLQLFWEMEVRSAVEALGVEPLV is encoded by the exons ATGTCCCGAATTCCTCCCAAAAAACTCCCTTTATCATCGTCTACCATCCGTAGGCCGGTTCCACCCACTCACAGGGCACCTCAGCTCAAACAGACTGGTCCCCGCGGAAAAGGTCACGAAGACGGATATCTCTACGTTGCTGGAGTCAGGGATCCTAGCAAGCGTGTTACAGAGTATCGC ACGGAACAAGATGTATGCCCAATCTGCCATACTGATCGACAATTCAACAAGAATTTGCGATTACTCGTCTCTCCTTGCTACCACAAGAT GTGTGAATCATGTATCGATCGTCTCTTCACTCTTGGCCCCGAACCGTGTCCTCAATGCGGCCGTATCCTTCGAAAAGTAAATTTTGCGCATCAGACATTTGAAGATCTCAaagtggaaaaggaagTATCAGTCCGACGGCGAATGGCCGATAT ATTCAACAAGCGGAGAGATGATTTTGAAAGTGATCGACAATATGACGATTACCTCGAACTCGTCGAAGATCTTA CATTCAACCTCCTCAACGACGTCTCCATCCCTGAAACCGAAGCTCGCATCACCGAATGGCAACGCCAAAACAAATCCATCATCCAAGCCAACAAACACAAGGCCGAGGAGGAATCCATGTCTCAATCAAAGCGCGAAGAGATCGAGCGTCgggcaagggaagagaggatgaggatgattgAAGAGGCCGAACGGGTTGAGCGAatggaagacgagagaATAAAGGGCGAAGTGACGCAGGCACTTGCAAAGGGAGAAACGAAGCGAGCGAGGGAGATTGAGATTGAAGCACGAGAGGCAAAACGATTACGCGCCGAAGCGCTTTTCAAATTCGTACCCCCATCACTCTTATCAGCCCAGCCTCAAGAATCAGACGTttctcattctcctctATCGCCGTCATACAATGGGCCATTTATCCCGATACCGTACTCGGACCCTGATACCGCCCCTTGGGCGGGGTGGTACGAGCCCAAGGGAGAGTATATGGATAGACGATCGGGCGTGATGTTCGTTAGAGAAGATAGAGAGGGCAAAGTTAGAGGAGGAGGGTATGATCTGCAACTGTTCtgggagatggaggtgaGAAGCGCAGTCGAAGCGTTGGGTGTTGAGCCGTTGGTGTAA